The genomic interval GATCTCCAGGGACCCAAAATTCGCCTTGGCCGGTTTGAGCACGGCTCGATTGTGTTGGCCAAGGGCGACCCCTTCGTGCTCACCAGCGAAATTATTGTGGGCAATCAGGAGCGGGCCTGCGTCACCTACGACAAGCTGGCCCAGGAGGTCCCGGCAGGGGCCACCATTTTGCTCGACGATGGCAAGGTGGAAATGCGGGTGGAGTCGGTTGACCTGGAGAGTCTGGAACTGCACTGCCGGGTGGTGGTGGGCGGCACCCTATCCAACAACAAAGGGGTCAACTTCCCGGGGGTGTACCTGTCGGTGAAGGCGCTGACCGAGAAGGACCGGGAAGACCTGCTGTTTGGCCTCAACCAGGGGGTGGACTGGGTCGCGCTCAGCTTTGTGCGCAACCCCCAGGATGTGCTGGAGATCAAGGAGATCATCAGCGCCGCCGGGAAGAACGTGCCGGTGATTGTCAAGATTGAGAAGCACGAGGCGATCGAGCAGATGGAGGCCATTTTGTCCCTGTCAGACGGGGTGATGGTGGCCCGGGGCGATCTGGGGGTCGAACTGCCCGCTGAAGAGGTGCCCATTCTGCAAAAGCGGCTGATCGCCATGTCCAACTCCCTGGGTATTCCGGTCATTACCGCCACCCAGATGCTCGACAGCATGGTGTCGAACCCGCGCCCCACTCGGGCCGAGGTGTCAGACATCGCCAATGCCATTCTCGACGGCACCGATGCCGTGATGCTCTCCAACGAGACGGCGGTGGGCAAGTTTCCGGTGGAGGCGGTGGCCACCATGGCCAGGGTGGCGGTTTGTACCGAGCAGGAGGGGCTGACCCTGGGCGATCGCCGCACGAGCGGGGCGCGCTCCATCCCCAACGCCATCAGTCAGGCGGTGGGCCGCATTGCCTCCCAACTGGACGCAGCCGCTATCATGACCCTGACCAAATCTGGAGCCACGGCCCGCAACGTGTCGAAGTACCGCCCTGAAACGCCCATTTTGGCGGTCACCCCCCACGTGCACGTGGCCCGGCAGCTGCAGCTGGTGTGGGGAGTACGGCCCCTGCTGGTGCTCGATCTACCCTCCAGCACCCAGACCTTTCAGGCAGCCATGGGTGTCGCCCAGGAAAAGCACCTGCTCAACGATGGCGACCTGGTAGTGCTGACGGCGGGCACCCTGCAGGGGGTCTCCGGGTCCACCGACCTGATCAAGGTCGATGTGGTGACGGCGGTGCTGGGCCGCGGCGTGGGGGTGGGCGAAGCCTCGGTGAGTGGCCGGGCGCGGGTGGCCCACACCAGCCTGGAGGTCAACGATTTTAACGACGGCGAAATTTTAGTGGTCCCCCATACCAGTGCCGACTTCGTCGATGTGATTCGCAGGGCCGGGGGCATTGTCACCGAGGACGACAGCCCCACCAGCCACGCCGCGGTGATTGGGCTCCGGCTGGGGGTGCCGGTGATTGTAGGAGTCAAGAATGCCACCGGCATCATCCGCGACGGCAGCATCCTTACCCTCGATACCCGCCGCGGGCTGATCTACTCTGGGGCCCTGGGGCCGGTCAAAAATGAGCCGGCCATGAGCCTGTAGAGCCTTTACCCTGGGCGGCAGGGATAGGGGCAAAAATCAGGGTTCCATAACAAAAGGTTTTGGTGCCATGACACCAAAACCTTTTGTTATCGTGAATTAAAGCGGGGAGCGCTAAAATAGCGGCCCCAACTTAACCTACTTATAAAGCTCAGTAGACAGGCGAACTGCCAGAATACCAGGCAACAAAGCTAGGGCCAGGGCGATGAAAATCTGGGTTTCTGAAAGGGGCATAAAAATACTCCTCGACGCTGGGTGAATAGTGCTTAGTCCCAAGACACTGGGTCTAGACAGATTGTTAACTAAGACGGGATCTTTCGCGAGGCTGGTGGGCGCAACTGTTACAGAGCTTAACGGCAACCCAGGCCGGCAGCGCTGGGTGGTCTGGGGTAAAGAACACACACACTTTTTGTTATCGTGAATTAAAGCGGGGAGCGCTAAAATAGCGGCCCCAACTTAACCTACTTATAAAGCTCAGTAGACAGGCGAACTGCCAGAATACCAGGCAACAAAGCTAGGGCCAGGGCGATGAAAATCTGGGTTTCTGAAAGGGGCATAAAAATACTCCTCGACGCTGGGTGAATAGTGCTTAGTCCCAAGACACTGGGTCTAGACAGATTGTTAACTAAGACGGGATCTTTCGCGAGGCTGGTGGGCGCAACTGTTACAGAGCTTAACGGCAACCCAGGCCGGCAGCGCTGGGTGGTCTGGGGTAAAGATTGACTCTGACGAACTGCTAGGCTGAGGGGCCATGGCCACAGCTGTCTCAATTCTTTCGGTGGGCTAGCGATGCTTGATATGGATACAACTCAACCGGTGCGCGGTGACTTTGACCGACAGCTACTGCGGGTGCAGCGCGACCTGCTGCGGATGGGAGCACTGGTTGAAAACTCCTGTGTACTGGCTCGGGAGGCGCTGTGCGATCGCAACCTGGATGCCGCCCAGCGGCTGCATCGCCACGACAAGCAGATCGACCAGTTCTATCGCCAGATCGAGCTGGACTGCATGCACCTGTTTACCCTCCAGGCGCAGCCCGAACCCGAGGATCTGCGGCGAATTGGAGCGTTTATGCAGATGGTGCGCGACCTCGAGCGCATTGGCGACTATGCCGAAGACCTGGGCGAAGTGGCGATCAAGCTCTTTCCCTACCCGGTGCAACCGCTGATGGGGCGGGTGCAAACCATGCTCGATCGCTGTCGCTCGATGGTGGCGATGTGCCTGCTGGCCCTGTCTGATCTGGATGTCGAAAGCGGCCTAGAGATTAAGCAAAAAGACGACGCGATCGACAGCGACTACGACGAACTCTACGCCCTGCTGGCCCACCAGAGTAACCTGGTGGGGTCGGTGGAACCCACGGTGCTGCTGGTGCTGGCCATTCGCTACATGGAGCGCATTGCCGACCACGCCACCAATATTGGCAAGCGGGTTGC from Leptolyngbya sp. KIOST-1 carries:
- the phoU gene encoding phosphate signaling complex protein PhoU produces the protein MDTTQPVRGDFDRQLLRVQRDLLRMGALVENSCVLAREALCDRNLDAAQRLHRHDKQIDQFYRQIELDCMHLFTLQAQPEPEDLRRIGAFMQMVRDLERIGDYAEDLGEVAIKLFPYPVQPLMGRVQTMLDRCRSMVAMCLLALSDLDVESGLEIKQKDDAIDSDYDELYALLAHQSNLVGSVEPTVLLVLAIRYMERIADHATNIGKRVAYIVTGERT
- the pyk gene encoding pyruvate kinase; its protein translation is MPLRNSVRRTKIVATIGPATQDADVLRALIEAGATTLRLNFSHGSHDDHQRSIRLIRQISFELNQPVGILQDLQGPKIRLGRFEHGSIVLAKGDPFVLTSEIIVGNQERACVTYDKLAQEVPAGATILLDDGKVEMRVESVDLESLELHCRVVVGGTLSNNKGVNFPGVYLSVKALTEKDREDLLFGLNQGVDWVALSFVRNPQDVLEIKEIISAAGKNVPVIVKIEKHEAIEQMEAILSLSDGVMVARGDLGVELPAEEVPILQKRLIAMSNSLGIPVITATQMLDSMVSNPRPTRAEVSDIANAILDGTDAVMLSNETAVGKFPVEAVATMARVAVCTEQEGLTLGDRRTSGARSIPNAISQAVGRIASQLDAAAIMTLTKSGATARNVSKYRPETPILAVTPHVHVARQLQLVWGVRPLLVLDLPSSTQTFQAAMGVAQEKHLLNDGDLVVLTAGTLQGVSGSTDLIKVDVVTAVLGRGVGVGEASVSGRARVAHTSLEVNDFNDGEILVVPHTSADFVDVIRRAGGIVTEDDSPTSHAAVIGLRLGVPVIVGVKNATGIIRDGSILTLDTRRGLIYSGALGPVKNEPAMSL
- the psaM gene encoding photosystem I reaction center subunit XII, coding for MPLSETQIFIALALALLPGILAVRLSTELYK